A single Haloglycomyces albus DSM 45210 DNA region contains:
- a CDS encoding zinc-dependent metalloprotease produces the protein MASLDETLLPPVNWGGASRYARLFGGGGPNVTLARARQAVTDVEERAHRAVAMVSDHSGLVLSRQTTIRAVDRPKWSAANIAGLRELAKEVDLAADDDESFTANMAGAQVGTLLAFLSSRVLGQYEPFSREGGQLLFVVPNIVGIEQRLNFNPGDFRMWIALHEATHLLQFQGVPWLREYFLELVRNVVSITDTGNFLKEACQRLSKNEPNDELGLLGAVAGEEQRRHLESIQALMSLLEGHAEAMMDTIGATEIVSVETLRRRFNRYRSNPGSVTRVIRQLLGLDVKYSQYLAGKKFVDDIIAAEGIEGFNRIWDGPDSLPTLHEIRNPSEWRERTGA, from the coding sequence GTGGCAAGCTTGGATGAAACACTGCTTCCACCCGTCAACTGGGGTGGAGCGTCAAGATACGCGCGACTGTTCGGCGGGGGCGGCCCCAACGTCACCTTGGCCAGGGCCCGGCAGGCGGTTACCGACGTCGAAGAACGGGCCCACCGGGCGGTCGCCATGGTCAGTGACCACTCCGGCCTGGTCCTCAGTCGGCAGACGACGATCCGGGCGGTCGATCGCCCGAAATGGAGCGCCGCCAACATCGCCGGACTCCGCGAACTCGCCAAGGAGGTCGATCTTGCCGCCGACGATGACGAGTCCTTCACCGCCAACATGGCCGGAGCACAAGTGGGCACTCTCTTGGCATTCCTCTCCTCACGGGTGCTCGGTCAGTATGAACCGTTCTCCCGGGAAGGTGGACAACTGCTGTTCGTCGTCCCCAACATCGTCGGTATAGAACAGCGCCTCAACTTCAATCCCGGTGACTTCCGAATGTGGATTGCGCTCCACGAAGCCACTCACCTGCTGCAGTTTCAGGGCGTGCCGTGGCTGCGGGAATACTTCCTAGAGCTGGTGCGCAACGTCGTTTCCATCACCGACACCGGGAACTTCCTCAAAGAGGCGTGCCAACGCCTCAGCAAGAACGAGCCCAACGACGAACTGGGACTGCTGGGAGCCGTCGCCGGTGAGGAGCAGCGTCGGCACCTGGAGAGCATCCAGGCGCTCATGTCCTTGCTGGAGGGGCATGCCGAAGCCATGATGGACACCATTGGAGCCACTGAGATCGTCTCGGTGGAAACGCTCCGCCGACGCTTCAACCGTTACCGCTCCAATCCCGGATCGGTAACACGCGTCATCCGTCAGCTGCTTGGCCTCGACGTCAAATACAGCCAATACCTCGCCGGAAAGAAGTTCGTCGACGACATCATCGCCGCCGAAGGCATCGAGGGCTTCAACCGCATCTGGGACGGTCCGGACAGCCTACCGACGCTCCACGAGATCCGGAATCCCTCCGAATGGAGAGAACGAACCGGTGCCTAA